One genomic region from Ornithinimicrobium flavum encodes:
- a CDS encoding lipid II:glycine glycyltransferase FemX — MPVLDLSDPVAVDRYAAFVRAHPLRALSQDPRWGIVKDDWGQEAVYVERDGQIVAAMSLLVRRLPGGFSVLYAPRGPLVDWDDHDLVLEILEQAAPLVRKHRAVMTKFDPEVTWSTELDAWLRAQPGWVVKNVGADKDDLVQPRYCMIVSLRDEEGRPLDEETLLAKYDGKARNRVRAGRRRGVRTVVADTEEGLSTFHDIYTFMARRNEITARGLPYFHRMREAFGERMRVVHAVHEDDVLAASVTIDYHGKLYYLYAGSNDTKRNLSPNQVMNHDLMVWGLSTGAESYDMGGVFALDESDGLYLFKRAFCKADGGATEFIGEVDVVHRRAVYAVLQRLVPRVQRARRAAAATVSQARKTIAARRAS, encoded by the coding sequence GTGCCTGTCCTCGACCTGTCCGACCCGGTCGCCGTCGACCGTTACGCCGCCTTCGTCCGGGCCCACCCGCTGCGGGCGCTGAGCCAGGACCCCCGGTGGGGGATCGTCAAGGACGACTGGGGCCAGGAGGCCGTCTACGTCGAGCGGGACGGGCAGATCGTCGCCGCGATGTCGCTGCTGGTCCGCCGGCTCCCCGGCGGCTTCTCCGTGCTCTACGCACCGCGCGGGCCGCTGGTCGACTGGGACGACCACGACCTGGTCCTGGAGATCCTGGAGCAGGCCGCCCCGCTCGTGCGCAAGCACCGGGCCGTCATGACCAAGTTCGACCCCGAGGTGACCTGGTCGACCGAGCTCGACGCCTGGCTCCGGGCGCAGCCCGGCTGGGTGGTCAAGAACGTCGGTGCCGACAAGGACGACCTGGTGCAGCCGCGCTACTGCATGATCGTCTCCCTCCGGGACGAGGAGGGCAGGCCCCTCGACGAGGAGACGCTCCTGGCCAAGTACGACGGCAAGGCGCGCAACCGGGTCCGGGCGGGCCGGAGGAGGGGGGTGCGCACGGTGGTCGCCGACACCGAGGAGGGTCTGTCCACCTTCCACGACATCTACACCTTCATGGCCCGGCGCAACGAGATCACCGCGCGCGGCCTGCCCTACTTCCACCGGATGCGGGAGGCCTTCGGGGAGCGGATGCGGGTGGTGCACGCCGTCCACGAGGACGACGTGCTAGCCGCGTCGGTGACGATCGACTACCACGGCAAGCTCTACTACCTCTACGCCGGCTCCAACGACACCAAGCGCAACCTGAGCCCGAACCAGGTGATGAACCACGACCTCATGGTGTGGGGCCTGTCCACGGGTGCGGAGAGCTACGACATGGGCGGGGTCTTCGCGCTCGACGAGTCCGACGGTCTCTACCTGTTCAAGCGGGCCTTCTGCAAGGCCGACGGCGGCGCCACCGAGTTCATCGGCGAGGTCGACGTCGTCCACCGCCGGGCGGTCTACGCCGTGCTCCAGCGTCTCGTGCCGCGGGTGCAGCGGGCCCGACGCGCAGCCGCGGCCACCGTCTCCCAGGCACGCAAGACGATCGCCGCCCGGCGAGCCTCCTGA
- a CDS encoding DegT/DnrJ/EryC1/StrS family aminotransferase, with protein MSAATHDRLSADVRARLAASTGTDATDWHLLSKGRHALELVLAQLEPGEVLTQPFTCLTAVAPVITAGHVPTYADIDRATLAMDPRGVGRAVTGRTRAVIGQHTFGAAAPLDRVRAALDEDVVLVEDAAHCLGEMAVDASGRPVADVSVHSFGVEKMLPTRAGAALWVDPSAAGRPWHTRLMHALAGLPGTGLRGAVSEVLSPTALRAGRRLGGPAARLVDRAAAAGLVDKAIMPSELSGMVAGEPAALTGRSLAAVARELPDLAASRRHRRRIASIYREGLAGLADVTRPAVLDEEGRSLVRYPLLLADAAQAEATFDALAARGLVPGRWYRPLLFPGPTDPAPFAHAPGSCPVAEDASARILNLQTAPFVTEEAARAAVDVVRSQVG; from the coding sequence GTGAGCGCCGCCACGCACGACCGTCTCTCGGCCGACGTCCGGGCCCGGCTCGCCGCCTCGACCGGCACCGACGCCACCGACTGGCACCTGCTGTCCAAGGGACGGCACGCCCTGGAGCTCGTGCTGGCGCAGCTGGAGCCGGGGGAGGTGCTGACCCAGCCCTTCACCTGCCTCACCGCGGTCGCCCCCGTCATCACCGCCGGGCACGTCCCGACCTACGCCGACATCGACCGCGCCACCCTGGCCATGGACCCACGCGGTGTCGGCCGGGCGGTCACCGGACGCACCAGGGCCGTCATCGGACAGCACACGTTCGGTGCGGCCGCTCCTCTGGACCGGGTGCGCGCCGCGCTCGACGAGGACGTGGTGCTCGTGGAGGACGCGGCCCACTGCCTGGGGGAGATGGCCGTCGACGCCTCCGGCCGCCCGGTCGCCGACGTGTCGGTGCACAGCTTCGGGGTCGAGAAGATGCTCCCCACCCGTGCCGGCGCCGCCCTGTGGGTGGACCCGTCCGCCGCCGGCCGCCCGTGGCACACCCGGCTGATGCACGCCCTCGCCGGGCTGCCGGGCACCGGCCTGCGGGGCGCGGTGTCCGAGGTGCTCTCCCCGACGGCCCTGCGGGCGGGCCGACGGCTGGGAGGGCCCGCCGCCCGGCTCGTGGACCGGGCCGCCGCCGCGGGCCTGGTCGACAAGGCGATCATGCCCTCCGAGCTCTCCGGCATGGTGGCCGGGGAGCCGGCGGCCCTCACCGGTCGGTCCCTGGCGGCCGTCGCGCGGGAGCTGCCCGACCTGGCGGCCTCCCGGCGCCACCGGCGCCGGATCGCTTCGATCTACCGGGAGGGTCTGGCCGGGCTGGCCGACGTCACCCGCCCCGCGGTCCTGGACGAGGAGGGCCGCTCCCTCGTGCGCTACCCCCTGCTGCTGGCCGACGCCGCGCAGGCGGAGGCGACCTTCGACGCGCTCGCGGCCCGCGGGCTCGTGCCCGGGCGGTGGTACCGACCCCTGCTGTTCCCCGGTCCGACCGACCCCGCGCCGTTCGCCCACGCCCCCGGATCGTGCCCGGTGGCGGAGGACGCCAGCGCGCGGATCCTCAACCTGCAGACCGCCCCCTTCGTCACCGAGGAGGCGGCCCGGGCTGCCGTCGACGTCGTCCGCTCCCAGGTAGGTTGA
- a CDS encoding A/G-specific adenine glycosylase yields MSEVMLQQTPVARVLPVWERWMTLWPAPEDLAAAPAGEAVREWGRLGYPRRALRLHAAATSLRDRHGGEVPADETALRTLPGIGDYTAAAVAAFAFGHRATVVDTNVRRVQARLVRGAALPAPALTRDETALATALLPGDGREAATWSVAVMELGALVCTARSPRLACPVADVCAWRLAGSPPYDGPPRRGQAWEGTDRQCRGRLLQTLRESPGPVPGTRLRACWPDALQRERCLDALVSDGLVEPLDDDRFRLPA; encoded by the coding sequence GTGTCCGAGGTCATGCTGCAGCAGACGCCGGTGGCGCGGGTGCTGCCCGTCTGGGAGCGCTGGATGACCCTGTGGCCCGCCCCCGAGGACCTCGCCGCGGCCCCGGCGGGCGAGGCGGTGCGGGAGTGGGGACGGCTGGGCTACCCCCGGCGGGCGTTGCGTCTGCACGCGGCCGCGACCTCGCTCCGGGACCGGCACGGGGGCGAGGTGCCCGCGGACGAGACCGCCCTGCGCACGCTCCCGGGGATCGGTGACTACACGGCCGCCGCGGTCGCCGCCTTCGCCTTCGGCCACCGGGCCACCGTCGTCGACACCAACGTCCGGCGGGTGCAGGCGCGGCTGGTGCGGGGCGCCGCGCTGCCCGCGCCCGCGCTCACCCGCGACGAGACGGCGCTGGCCACGGCACTGCTGCCCGGGGACGGCCGAGAGGCCGCGACCTGGAGCGTCGCGGTCATGGAGCTCGGGGCGCTGGTCTGCACGGCCCGCTCACCCCGCTTGGCGTGCCCCGTCGCCGACGTGTGCGCGTGGCGCCTGGCCGGCTCCCCGCCCTACGACGGACCGCCGCGACGCGGGCAGGCCTGGGAGGGCACCGACCGGCAGTGCCGCGGACGGCTGCTGCAGACCCTGCGCGAGTCTCCCGGCCCCGTCCCCGGGACCCGCCTGCGCGCCTGCTGGCCGGACGCGCTCCAGCGTGAGCGCTGCCTGGACGCGCTCGTCTCCGACGGCCTGGTCGAGCCCCTGGATGACGACCGCTTCCGGCTCCCCGCCTGA
- a CDS encoding lipid II:glycine glycyltransferase FemX, producing MNPIVVRQLAPTDREVYETVLAGLAGSPHLTFFHSWEWGEVMAERTHLLERVALEQDGAVVAVAQVGLHRDKGVAYWYSPRGLALDYADPGLVTAAHAALRDHFRGREGAALLRVDPNVVQGDPAEAAIDAVGAKRAAIFTQVERCWMAEVRPTEEEQIAWLKDHGLKGNTRRLFNKAGKAGVTVRASDDPADLEILIAMLREMDQRKGGIGMHTDDHYRVQFAHLAPAGHQKVFLAEMEGRVGAASLMALYGTEASFLHGASSADEDFRKLSPSYLMHLRTMGWLAEHRPEITRYNFWGIVSDENRHPGHPRHGYSEFKRSFGGYKVEYVRARDLVYRPLHRSGLYYLDAARTRLHRND from the coding sequence GTGAATCCCATCGTCGTCCGCCAGCTCGCCCCGACCGACCGGGAGGTCTACGAGACGGTCCTGGCCGGGCTGGCCGGTTCCCCCCACCTGACCTTCTTCCACTCCTGGGAGTGGGGCGAGGTGATGGCCGAGCGCACCCACCTGCTGGAGCGGGTGGCGCTGGAGCAGGACGGCGCGGTGGTGGCCGTGGCCCAGGTGGGGCTGCACCGGGACAAGGGGGTGGCGTACTGGTACTCGCCCCGCGGGCTGGCCCTGGACTATGCCGACCCCGGGCTGGTGACGGCCGCGCACGCGGCCCTGCGCGACCACTTCCGGGGACGGGAGGGCGCGGCCCTGCTGCGCGTGGACCCCAACGTGGTCCAGGGCGACCCGGCCGAGGCCGCGATCGACGCCGTGGGCGCCAAGCGGGCTGCCATCTTCACCCAGGTCGAGCGCTGCTGGATGGCCGAGGTCCGCCCCACCGAGGAGGAGCAGATCGCCTGGCTGAAGGACCACGGGCTCAAGGGCAACACCCGGCGGTTGTTCAACAAGGCGGGCAAGGCCGGCGTCACCGTCCGGGCCAGCGACGACCCGGCCGACCTGGAGATCCTCATCGCGATGCTGCGGGAGATGGACCAGCGCAAGGGCGGCATCGGCATGCACACCGACGACCACTACCGCGTGCAGTTCGCCCACCTCGCCCCGGCCGGTCATCAGAAGGTGTTCCTGGCCGAGATGGAGGGGCGGGTGGGTGCCGCGTCCCTCATGGCGCTCTACGGGACCGAGGCCAGCTTCCTGCACGGGGCCAGCTCGGCCGACGAGGACTTCCGCAAGCTCTCGCCGAGCTATCTCATGCACCTGCGCACCATGGGGTGGCTCGCCGAGCACCGCCCGGAGATCACCCGCTACAACTTCTGGGGCATCGTCAGCGACGAGAACCGCCACCCCGGGCACCCCCGGCACGGCTACTCCGAGTTCAAGCGCAGCTTCGGCGGCTACAAGGTGGAGTACGTCCGGGCGCGCGACCTGGTCTACCGGCCCCTGCACCGCTCCGGGCTCTACTACCTGGACGCGGCCCGCACCCGCCTCCACCGGAACGACTGA